From one bacterium genomic stretch:
- a CDS encoding transposase family protein: MVAVQPETVVRWHRKGFRLYWRFRSGRRPGRPRIPKEVRLLVRRMALENPWGARKIHTELAKLGIEVSLATVSRYLPKRPLDPVRQQNWLTFLRNHKDAIAAMDFFVVPTVRFQLLYVWFVLDHDRRRLIHFNVTTNPTACWTIQQLREAFPLDTTLPFLVYDRDSIFSAEVAATIRNLGIEPIRTAYRSPWQNGFAERWVGTCRRELLDHVIVLGDGHLRRLLANYVAYYNRERVHTVLGDSPNGRPRETRPSPSAEVVALPRVGGLHHRYAWRHAA; encoded by the coding sequence CTGGCGGTTTCGCTCCGGGAGGCGACCCGGCCGGCCGCGCATCCCCAAGGAAGTGCGACTGCTCGTCCGGCGCATGGCACTTGAGAATCCGTGGGGTGCCCGAAAGATCCACACCGAACTCGCGAAGCTCGGTATCGAAGTCAGCCTGGCGACCGTCTCGCGCTACCTCCCCAAGCGGCCGCTGGATCCGGTGCGGCAACAGAACTGGCTGACGTTCCTACGGAATCACAAGGATGCCATCGCGGCGATGGACTTCTTCGTCGTCCCGACCGTTCGCTTCCAGCTCTTGTACGTCTGGTTCGTCCTCGACCATGATCGCCGACGGCTGATCCATTTCAACGTCACGACGAATCCGACGGCGTGCTGGACGATCCAACAGCTGCGGGAGGCATTCCCCTTGGACACCACCCTTCCCTTTCTCGTCTACGATCGCGACTCGATCTTCTCGGCGGAGGTTGCCGCCACGATCCGAAACCTTGGGATCGAGCCCATACGCACCGCGTACCGCAGTCCCTGGCAGAACGGGTTCGCCGAACGATGGGTGGGAACCTGTCGGCGTGAGCTCCTCGATCACGTGATCGTTCTCGGCGACGGCCACCTCCGGCGGCTTCTCGCGAACTACGTCGCCTACTACAACCGCGAACGGGTCCACACGGTCCTCGGCGACTCACCCAATGGACGCCCCCGCGAGACCCGGCCTTCGCCGAGCGCAGAGGTGGTCGCCCTCCCTCGCGTGGGCGGTCTTCATCACCGATACGCCTGGCGCCACGCGGCTTGA
- a CDS encoding transposase family protein translates to MPTATFGITYVFFVLSLERRRVLHFNLTHHPTAEWTAQQVVKACPFDLPGRFLIRDNDKIYGTNFRDRVDGLGLEQMRTSFRSPWQNGYAERWIASLRRDCLDHVIPINGRQLRRVIQSYVVYYHEDRTHLGLEKDTPEERPIEPPRMGEVVAISRVGGLHHRYSREFRRAA, encoded by the coding sequence GTGCCCACGGCGACGTTTGGCATCACTTATGTGTTCTTCGTCCTGAGCCTCGAGCGGCGTCGAGTCCTTCACTTCAACCTAACCCACCATCCAACCGCGGAGTGGACCGCCCAGCAAGTTGTCAAAGCTTGCCCGTTCGACCTCCCCGGTCGGTTTCTGATCCGTGACAACGACAAGATCTACGGAACGAATTTCCGGGACCGCGTCGACGGGCTTGGGCTCGAACAGATGCGAACCTCATTTCGATCTCCTTGGCAGAACGGGTATGCCGAGAGATGGATCGCCAGCCTACGAAGAGATTGCCTGGACCATGTGATCCCGATCAATGGGCGTCAGCTTCGTCGAGTGATTCAGTCGTATGTCGTCTACTACCACGAAGACCGAACACACCTCGGACTTGAGAAGGACACTCCCGAAGAGCGGCCGATCGAACCGCCAAGAATGGGAGAGGTCGTCGCTATTTCGCGGGTCGGAGGACTCCACCATCGCTACTCGCGAGAGTTCCGGAGGGCTGCGTAG